From a region of the Cucumis sativus cultivar 9930 chromosome 6, Cucumber_9930_V3, whole genome shotgun sequence genome:
- the LOC101205983 gene encoding stress-response A/B barrel domain-containing protein At5g22580 — protein sequence MGEEFKHLVLVKFKEGAAVEEILKGMENLVSEVEAVKSFEWGQEMEGPEMLTQGFTHAFLMTFENKEAHTAFVGHPKHVEFSATFSAAIDKIVVLDFPAIRAKPPLPA from the exons ATGGGAGAAGAGTTCAAGCACTTGGTGCTCGTAAAGTTTAAGGAAGGAGCAGCGGTGGAAGAGATTCTCAAAGGCATGGAGAACCTCGTCTCTGAAGTCGAAGCTGTCAAATCCTTTGAGTG GGGACAGGAAATGGAGGGACCAGAGATGCTTACACAGGGATTCACGCATGCCTTCTTGATGACATTTGAAAACAAGGAGGCTCATACCGCGTTCGTGGGACATCCCAAGCATGTTGAATTCTCTGCAACCTTCTCGGCAGCCATTGACAAGATTGTGGTGCTTGATTTCCCAGCTATTCGTGCCAAACCACCTCTACCAGCTTGA
- the LOC105435801 gene encoding uncharacterized protein LOC105435801 — protein MDCHLFWQSLFILVHMFQVSVYILLAKFTRIFISKSKEFVDALSLPQHASRTLEGSRAEHLGLHKALCWLMGWSSEIAPNGLWVRMILPPVEVLALKEDLIIWPSVLIIHNSSIAIDKRYEGVAISCEKLEAAVRAMGCGGKFKVVRGKAVNQSIMVVTFGAMFYGLQEAERLHNNFADKSHGRDEFHKINLRCLVDSNVDMHKATGANTLESVRYGYLGLVEDLDKLDFETKKRSVVRSKKEIQAIVHASLQC, from the exons ATGGATTGCCATTTATTTTGGCAAAGCCTCTTTATCTTGGTGCACATGTTTCAGGTTTCTGTATATATATTGCTTGCTAAATTTACTCGCATTTTTATCAGCAAGTCCAAGGAGTTTGTAGATGCACTAAGCTTACCACAACATGCCTCTCGGACGCTGGAAGGATCTAGGGCAGAACACTTGGGTCTTCATAAAGCACTTTGTTGGCTCATGGGATGGAGCAGTGAAATAGCGCCAAATGGTCTATGGGTACGAATGATATTACCTCCTGTAGAAGTACTTGCTTTGAAGGAGGATCTCATTATATGGCCCTCCGTTCTTATCATTCATAATAGTTCTATTGCAATTGATAAACGATATGAAGGGGTAGCCATAAGCTGTGAGAAGCTTGAGGCTGCTGTAAGAG CAATGGGTTGTGGAGGGAAGTTCAAAGTGGTACGTGGTAAAGCTGTAAACCAGAGTATTATGGTTGTAACTTTTGGTGCGATGTTTTATGGGTTGCAAGAAGCAGAAAGACTACACAACAACTTTGCAGATAAGAGTCACGGCAGGGACGAGttccataaaatcaatttGAGATGTCTCGTTGACAGCAACGTGGATATGCATAAAGCAACAGGAGCAAACACATTGGAGAGTGTACGTTATGGCTACTTAGGCCTCGTCGAGGACTTGGATAAACTCGACTTTGAGACCAAGAAGAGATCTGTGGTGAGAAGCAAGAAAGAAATCCAAGCCATTGTGCATGCATCTCTTCAGTGTTAG
- the LOC101205282 gene encoding pleiotropic drug resistance protein 2, protein MASAFTGDEFLRQTSSRSWRSSAASMREIWNAPTEVFERSSRRETAAEEEEELKWAAIERLPTYERVRKGMLKHVRSGGKVVHEEVDVTKIGNEDKKLLINNILKVVEEDNERFLARIRARTDRVGVEIPKIEIRYEKLSIEGNAHVGGRALPTLLNSTMNAIEAVLGAMGLSPSKKRVVKILQDVSGIIKPSRMTLLLGPPSSGKTTLLKALAGKLDDDLKLSGKVTYCGHDLDEFIPQRTGAYISQHDLHYGEMTVRETLDFSGRCLGVGTRYDLLVELSRREKEAGIKPDPEIDAYMKATAMAGQETSLITDYVLKILGLDICADIMVGDNMTRGISGGQKKRVTTGEMLVGPAKAFFMDEISTGLDSSTTFQIVKFMRQMVHIMDISMVISLLQPAPETFNLFDDIILLSEGQIVYQGPREHILEFFEYVGFKCPERKGVADFLQEVTSKKDQEQYWSRKNQPYHYISVSDFVQAFTSFHVAQHLIEDLRVPFDKSRTHPAALVTKKYGLSNWALFKACFSREWLLMKRNSFIYIFKTCQITVMATITFTVFLRTEMKPGSIQESGKFWGALFFSLLNVMFNGTMEMAMTVFRLPVFYKQRDFFFYPAWAFGLPIWLLKIPISLVESTIWIGLTYYTIGYAPAASRFFKQLLAFIGIHQMALGLFRFIAALGRAEVVVNTLGTFTLQMVFVLGGFIVSKNDIKPWLKWAYYISPMMYGQNAIAINEFLDKRWSAPILNSTVGKILLKERGLFTDEYWFWICIGALFGFSLLFNLLFIAALTFLNPFGDNKVVISEDNSESNSKKQLTSSLTGNKRSGVGVANNRTNRGMVLPFQPLSLAFNNVNYYVDMPPEMKSQGVDERRLQLLRDVSGAFRPGVLTALVGVSGAGKTTLMDVLAGRKTGGYIEGSITISGYPKNQTTFTRVSGYCEQNDIHSPYVTVYESLLYSAWLRLPSDVKTETRKMFVEEVMELVEINPLRNALVGLPGVNGLSTEQRKRLTIAVELVANPSIIFMDEPTSGLDARAAAIVMRTVRNTVDTGRTVVCTIHQPSIDIFEAFDELLLMKRGGQVIYAGPLGRHSHLLIEYFEAIQGVPKIKEGYNPATWMLEVSSATVEAQLDVDFAEIYANSNLYQTNQILIKELSTPQEESNDLYFPTKYSQGFITQCKACFWKQHWSYWRNSRYNAIRFFMTIIIGILFGIIFWGKGNIIEKQQDLMNVLGAIYSAVLFLGATNASAAQTVVSIERMVFYRERAAGMYSELPYAFAQVAIETIYVAIQTIVYVLLLYSMIGFEWKADKFFYFYYFVFMCFTYFSMYGMMVVALTPGPQVAAVIMSFFLNFWNLFSGFLIPRMLIPVWWRWYYWASPVAWTIYGIFASQIGDKTNFIEIPGSEPMRVNEFLKENLGFDHDFLVPLVIGHLGWVLLFLFVFAYGIKFLNFQRR, encoded by the exons ATGGCATCGGCGTTCACCGGAGATGAGTTTCTACGGCAGACGAGTAGCAGGAGCTGGAGGTCGTCGGCGGCGAGTATGAGGGAGATATGGAATGCGCCGACGGAGGTGTTTGAGCGGAGTAGCAGGAGAGAGACGGCAgcggaggaggaggaggagctGAAATGGGCGGCGATTGAGAGGCTGCCGACGTATGAAAGGGTGAGAAAAGGGATGTTGAAGCATGTGAGAAGCGGGGGGAAAGTTGTTCATGAAGAAGTTGACGTTACAAAGATTGGAAATGAGGATAAAAAGCTGTTGATTAACAATATTCTCAAGGTTGTTGAGGAAGATAATGAAAGATTTCTCGCCCGAATTCGGGCTAGAACTGACAG GGTAGGAGTTGAAATTCccaaaattgaaataagaTATGAGAAATTGTCCATTGAAGGTAATGCACATGTTGGAGGCAGAGCACTTCCAACACTCCTCAACTCCACCATGAATGCAATAGAG GCTGTTCTTGGAGCAATGGGGCTCTCTCCATCGAAGAAAAGAGTTGTTAAGATACTCCAAGATGTTAGTGGCATAATAAAGCCCTCAAG GATGACATTGCTTCTCGGTCCTCCTAGTTCAGGAAAAACAACACTTCTAAAAGCACTTGCCGGAAAATTAGATGATGATCTAAAG TTAAGTGGAAAAGTTACATATTGTGGTCATGATCTTGATGAATTCATACCTCAAAGAACCGGTGCTTATATTAGCCAGCATGACCTTCATTACGGTGAAATGACCGTTCGTGAGACATTAGACTTCTCTGGACGCTGTCTCGGAGTTGGAACGAGGTATGACTTGTTAGTTGAATTGTCTAGAAGGGAGAAAGAAGCAGGAATTAAACCAGATCCTGAGATCGATGCATACATGAAAGCCACAGCTATGGCTGGCCAGGAAACTAGTCTGATAACAGATTATGTTCTAAAG ATACTTGGTCTTGATATTTGTGCGGATATAATGGTTGGAGATAATATGACAAGAGGCATCTCGGGCGGACAAAAGAAGCGAGTAACTACTG GGGAAATGTTGGTTGGACCTGCAAAGGCATTTTTCATGGATGAAATTTCAACAGGATTGGACAGTTCTACCACTTTTCAGATTGTTAAGTTTATGAGGCAAATGGTTCACATTATGGACATCAGCATGGTGATATCGCTACTACAACCCGCACCTGAAACATTTAATCTTTTCGATGATATAATCCTTCTTTCTGAAGGTCAGATTGTGTACCAAGGTCCACGTGAGCATATTCTCGAGTTCTTCGAATATGTCGGTTTCAAATGCCCAGAAAGGAAGGGTGTTGCAGACTTTCTGCAGGAAGTTACTTCCAAAAAGGACCAAGAGCAATATTGGAGTAGGAAAAACCAGCCTTACCATTACATCTCTGTGTCAGATTTCGTCCAAGCATTTACTTCTTTTCATGTAGCCCAACACCTCATAGAAGATCTTAGAGTTCCTTTTGATAAATCTAGAACTCATCCTGCTGCATTAGTAACAAAAAAGTATGGTCTTTCCAATTGGGCACTCTTCAAGGCTTGCTTCTCAAGGGAATGGTTATTGATGAAAAGAAACTctttcatttacatttttaagaCTTGTCAGATCACAGTCATGGCTACAATTACATTCACAGTGTTCTTAAGAACAGAGATGAAACCGGGTTCAATCCAAGAGAGTGGGAAGTTTTGGGGAGCCTTGTTTTTCAGTCTTTTAAATGTCATGTTCAATGGAACAATGGAAATGGCAATGACAGTTTTTAGGCTTCCTGTGTTCTATAAACAAagagatttctttttctatccaGCGTGGGCTTTTGGCTTACCCATTTGGCTACTGAAGATTCCCATCTCATTAGTGGAATCGACGATCTGGATTGGTCTTACATACTACACAATCGGTTATGCACCTGCCGCCAGTAG GTTCTTCAAACAGCTGCTGGCCTTCATTGGAATCCATCAAATGGCTTTGGGTCTATTTCGCTTCATTGCAGCCCTCGGAAGAGCAGAGGTTGTTGTAAACACGCTCGGTACCTTCACTTTGCAGATGGTGTTTGTGCTTGGTGGCTTCATCGTCTCCAAAA ATGACATCAAACCATGGCTAAAATGGGCCTACTACATTTCTCCTATGATGTATGGACAAAATGCCATCGCCATCAACGAGTTTCTGGACAAGAGATGGAGTGCT CCAATTCTCAACTCGACAGTAGGAAAGATCCTTCTAAAGGAAAGAGGCTTGTTTACTGATGAATATTGGTTCTGGATTTGTATTGGAGcactttttggtttttctcttcttttcaatcttcttttCATCGCCGCCCTCACCTTTTTGAATC CTTTTGGTGATAACAAAGTTGTGATATCAGAGGACAACTCAGAAAGTAACTCTAAGAAACAACTGACGTCGAGTTTAACCGGAAATAAAAGATCAGGTGTTGGTGTGGCAAATAATCGTACTAACCGAGGAATGGTTTTGCCGTTTCAACCTCTTTCTTTAGCTTTTAACAATGTGAACTATTATGTTGACATGCCTCCA GAAATGAAGAGCCAAGGGGTTGATGAAAGACGACTACAACTGTTGAGGGACGTTAGTGGCGCTTTTAGGCCCGGTGTTCTTACAGCATTAGTTGGTGTAAGTGGTGCTGGAAAGACCACCTTGATGGATGTATTAGCAGGAAGAAAAACTGGTGGCTATATTGAAGGAAGTATAACAATTTCTGGATACCCAAAGAACCAAACTACATTTACTCGAGTTAGTGGCTATTGTGAACAGAATGACATCCATTCACCATATGTCACAGTATACGAGTCCTTATTATACTCTGCCTGGTTGCGTCTTCCATCTGATGTAAAAACGGAAACACGAAAG ATGTTTGTCGAGGAAGTGATGGAGTTGGTTGAGATTAATCCATTGAGAAATGCTCTAGTTGGACTTCCTGGAGTGAACGGTCTTTCAACTGAACAAAGAAAGAGGCTCACAATCGCTGTTGAGTTAGTTGCCAATCCTTCTATCATCTTTATGGACGAACCAACATCAGGCCTAGATGCAAGAGCTGCTGCTATTGTAATGCGCACGGTAAGAAACACAGTTGACACGGGACGAACAGTTGTCTGCACAATTCACCAACCAAGTATTGATATCTTTGAAGCATTTGATGAG CTCTTGCTAATGAAAAGGGGAGGACAAGTGATTTATGCAGGACCACTTGGTCGCCATTCTCACCTACTAATCGAATACTTTGAG GCCATTCAAGGGGttccaaaaattaaagaggGCTACAATCCTGCTACATGGATGCTCGAGGTGAGCTCTGCCACTGTAGAAGCTCAACTTGATGTCGATTTTGCAGAAATATATGCAAACTCCAATCTCTACCA GACAAATCAGATCCTCATAAAAGAACTAAGCACTCCACAAGAAGAGTCCAATGATCTTTATTTCCCTACAAAATATTCCCAAGGCTTCATAACTCAGTGCAAGGCTTGCTTCTGGAAACAACACTGGTCGTATTGGAGAAACTCGCGGTACAATGCAATCCGATTCTTCATGACTATCATTATCGGCATTTTGTTTGGTATAATCTTCTGGGGTAAAGGAAACATAAT AGAGAAACAACAAGACCTAATGAATGTTTTAGGAGCTATATACTCTGCAGTTCTCTTCCTTGGAGCTACCAACGCTTCGGCTGCACAAACTGTTGTTTCGATAGAAAGGATGGTATTCTATCGAGAAAGAGCTGCAGGGATGTATTCTGAGTTACCATATGCATTTGCTCAA GTGGCCATTGAGACAATATATGTTGCTATCCAAACTATCGTCTATGTGTTGCTTCTATACTCGATGATCGGGTTCGAGTGGAAGGCAGACAAGTTCTTCTATTTCTACTATTTTGTATTCATGTGCTTCACTTACTTCTCTATGTACGGGATGATGGTTGTTGCCCTCACTCCAGGCCCTCAAGTTGCTGCAGTTATTAtgtcattttttctcaacttcTGGAACTTGTTCTCTGGTTTCCTCATCCCCAGGATG CTAATTCCTGTGTGGTGGAGATGGTATTATTGGGCTTCACCAGTTGCTTGGACAATCTATGGCATTTTCGCATCACAAATAGGAGACAAAACCAACTTCATAGAGATTCCTGGTTCGGAACCGATGCGAGTAAATGAATTCCTCAAGGAAAATTTGGGTTTTGATCATGACTTTCTAGTCCCACTTGTTATCGGCCACCTCGGTTGGgttcttcttttcttattcGTGTTTGCATACGGCATTAAATTCCTCAACTTTCAACGAAGATGA